A region from the Rosa rugosa chromosome 6, drRosRugo1.1, whole genome shotgun sequence genome encodes:
- the LOC133716315 gene encoding uncharacterized protein LOC133716315 — MIKENTSGIFRFKQHLVDTHKGIKPCNKVPPNVKDWCTIALKRNDEEKRARIAVRQEIGELESLEEEDAHDNEVTNVAASESGSAQTPLGGGSTGQPKARGPIDKFVSSKACQVTLNTSYKKEERHDVCREIGVLESLEEEDAHDHEMKNVAASESGSAQTPLGGGSTGQPKARGPIDKFVSSKALEVTLNTSYKKEDRHDVCREIERFDSLEEEDAHDHEVTNVAASESGSAQTPLGGGSTGQLKARGPIDKFVSSKARQVTLNTSYKKEERHDACRAIGRLFYTSALPFDVANNPYYFAALEMVAKNGPGFQPPTSHELRTWMLKKEVEDAQKLMVAHKKDWSHYGCTIMSDGWTDGNSRVILNFLANSPKGT; from the coding sequence ATGATCAAAGAAAATACCAGTGGCATATTCAGGTTCAAGCAGCATTTAGTTGACACTCATAAAGGAATCAAACCTTGTAACAAAGTTCCACCAAATGTGAAAGATTGGTGCACTATAGCACTTAAAAGAAATGATGAAGAGAAACGAGCAAGGATTGCGGTGCGTCAGGAGATAGgggaattggaaagtctagaagaagaagatgcacATGATAATGAGGTGACAAATGTGGCTGCAAGTGAGAGTGGTAGTGCTCAAACTCCACTTGGTGGTGGTTCTACGGGTCAACCGAAGGCTAGAGGACCGATTGACAAGTTTGTATCCTCAAAAGCTTGTCAAGTTACATTGAATACTTCAtacaagaaagaagaaagacatgATGTGTGTAGGGAAATAGGGGTATTGGAAAgtctagaagaagaagatgcacATGATCATGAGATGAAAAATGTGGCTGCAAGTGAGAGTGGTAGTGCTCAAACTCCACTTGGTGGTGGTTCTACTGGTCAACCGAAGGCAAGAGGACCGATTGACAAGTTTGTATCCTCAAAAGCTCTTGAAGTTACATTGAATACTTCATACAAGAAAGAAGACAGACATGATGTGTGTAGGGAAATAGAAAGATTTGATAgtctagaagaagaagatgcacATGATCATGAGGTGACAAATGTGGCTGCAAGTGAGAGTGGTAGTGCTCAAACTCCACTGGGTGGTGGTTCTACGGGTCAACTGAAGGCTAGAGGACCGATTGACAAGTTTGTATCCTCAAAAGCTCGTCAAGTTACATTGAATACTTCAtacaagaaagaagaaagacatgATGCGTGTAGGGCAATTGGGCGCTTGTTTTATACTAGTGCATTGCCTTTCGATGTGGCAAATAATCCTTATTATTTTGCGGCATTGGAGATGGTTGCCAAAAATGGTCCCGGCTTTCAACCTCCAACAAGTCATGAATTAAGGACTTGGATGTTGAAGAAAGAAGTTGAAGATGCTCAAAAGTTGATGGTAGCACACAAAAAAGATTGGAGCCACTATGGATGCACTATTATGTCGGATGGTTGGACGGATGGCAATAGTAGGGTTATACTAAATTTTTTAGCAAATAGCCCTAAAGGTACATGA